A DNA window from Niabella yanshanensis contains the following coding sequences:
- a CDS encoding glycosyltransferase: protein MAPLDWGLGHTTRCIPVIKALLQHDAEVIIAGNEVQEKVLTAEFPDCKFLFLGGYGVAYSNTRKGFVWKMMQQLPRISSAVQRENKWLQEVLIREPIDGVISDNRFGLYTSQVPCVFITHQLRIQTGLGKLADDIAQQVNYRYMNRFNQVWVPDFHGPQNLAGVLSHPPSMPPTKVSYVGPLTRMAHRSPVNDAGNILFIFSGPEPQRSLFEQKVIAQLGGVKQQVTIVRGKPLQEDPPLIKNAIIYNHLPGNEMESLMRSAALIVCRSGYSSVMDINALGQKSVLIPTPGQTEQEYLANYLEQNKFAVKGSQGNFDLQDLLQKAAGFCYDGFINHDDWLLTKVVAGFLDNCREELIRKKN, encoded by the coding sequence GTGGCTCCACTAGACTGGGGACTGGGACATACCACGCGGTGTATCCCTGTTATTAAAGCGTTGCTTCAACACGATGCAGAGGTGATTATTGCAGGAAACGAAGTACAGGAGAAAGTGTTGACAGCCGAATTCCCCGATTGTAAATTTTTATTCCTGGGGGGATATGGTGTGGCGTATAGCAATACCAGGAAGGGCTTTGTGTGGAAGATGATGCAGCAGTTGCCGCGCATCAGTTCTGCGGTACAGCGCGAAAATAAGTGGTTACAGGAAGTACTAATCCGCGAACCTATTGACGGTGTCATCAGCGATAACCGTTTTGGCTTGTACACCTCCCAAGTACCCTGTGTTTTCATCACCCATCAATTACGCATACAAACAGGATTGGGAAAGCTGGCTGACGACATCGCGCAGCAGGTTAATTACAGGTATATGAACCGTTTTAACCAGGTTTGGGTACCTGATTTTCATGGACCTCAAAATCTTGCAGGTGTATTATCGCATCCGCCTTCGATGCCCCCTACGAAAGTCTCTTATGTGGGACCCTTAACCAGGATGGCGCACCGGTCTCCTGTAAATGATGCCGGCAATATTCTTTTCATCTTTTCAGGTCCTGAGCCACAAAGAAGTCTTTTTGAACAGAAAGTTATTGCGCAATTAGGCGGTGTAAAGCAGCAGGTTACCATCGTCCGGGGTAAACCATTGCAGGAAGACCCTCCCTTGATCAAGAATGCAATTATCTATAATCATTTACCCGGCAATGAAATGGAATCCCTGATGCGCTCTGCAGCATTAATTGTATGCAGAAGCGGGTATAGCTCTGTCATGGATATTAATGCCTTAGGACAGAAATCTGTTTTAATACCTACGCCTGGTCAAACCGAGCAGGAGTACCTGGCAAACTACCTGGAGCAAAATAAATTTGCTGTAAAAGGTAGTCAGGGCAATTTTGATCTTCAGGACCTGCTCCAAAAAGCAGCCGGCTTCTGCTACGATGGTTTTATTAACCACGATGATTGGCTTTTGACAAAAGTGGTCGCTGGTTTTTTAGATAACTGCCGGGAGGAACTCATCAGAAAAAAAAATTAA
- a CDS encoding Rne/Rng family ribonuclease has protein sequence MNKEIVINAAPTGVEIALLEDKKLVELHSEKSDGRFAVGDLYLGKVKRLMPGLNAAFIDVGFEKDAFLHYTDLSPYAKSLLKFTNMAMAATDANPVDFSKFSVEPEIVKTGKISEVLGGKPHVLVQILKEPIAAKGPRLSCELSLPGRFVVITPFNNIVAVSKKIHSSEERKRLQKIIEAVKPKNFGVIVRTAAEGKNTAELYEDLGNLVNIWNTVQQNLRGAVAPTKIFSEQNKTNSILRDLLSADYNRIVTNDKNIYNETKNYIQKIAPEKAEIVNQAQGNVFDILGITKQVKGSFGKTVTLNSGAYLIIEHTEALHVVDVNSGYKNVGNNQEQNALETNLEAAAEIARQLRLRDIGGIIVVDFIDMKLAENKKKLFDTMEEVMQADRAKHSVLPISKFGLMQITRQRMRPEVNINTQEVCPSCNGSGKITSTLVLEDEIEKNLNYLITHKHKNLKLIVHPIVYGYLTKGLWWSSKLSKWNKKFGQKTRIEKDTAYQLTEYHFFDSNEEEIKF, from the coding sequence ATGAATAAAGAAATTGTAATTAATGCCGCTCCAACTGGTGTTGAAATTGCTTTGTTAGAAGATAAGAAGCTGGTGGAGTTGCATAGCGAAAAAAGCGATGGCCGCTTTGCCGTGGGTGATTTATACCTGGGTAAAGTGAAGAGGCTGATGCCCGGGCTTAATGCCGCTTTTATAGATGTAGGCTTTGAAAAAGACGCATTTTTGCATTATACCGACCTAAGCCCTTATGCAAAATCGTTATTAAAGTTTACTAATATGGCTATGGCAGCCACAGATGCCAACCCTGTAGACTTTTCAAAATTCAGCGTTGAACCGGAAATTGTAAAAACCGGTAAGATCAGCGAGGTGCTGGGTGGTAAACCCCATGTGCTGGTTCAGATATTGAAAGAGCCCATTGCGGCCAAAGGCCCCCGGCTTAGCTGTGAACTTTCTTTACCGGGCAGATTTGTTGTAATCACGCCCTTCAATAATATTGTAGCAGTATCTAAGAAAATTCACTCTTCGGAAGAAAGGAAAAGACTGCAGAAGATAATTGAAGCCGTTAAGCCAAAGAACTTTGGTGTAATTGTAAGAACTGCAGCGGAGGGAAAAAATACAGCAGAACTCTATGAAGACCTCGGGAACCTGGTCAATATCTGGAACACGGTTCAGCAAAATCTGAGGGGAGCAGTAGCGCCTACCAAGATTTTCAGCGAGCAGAATAAGACTAACAGTATCTTAAGAGATCTTTTAAGCGCAGATTATAACCGTATTGTTACCAACGACAAGAATATCTACAACGAAACCAAAAACTATATCCAGAAAATTGCGCCCGAGAAAGCGGAGATCGTGAACCAGGCGCAGGGTAATGTTTTTGATATTTTAGGTATTACCAAGCAGGTAAAAGGATCTTTTGGGAAAACGGTTACTTTAAACAGTGGCGCTTATCTCATTATAGAGCATACTGAAGCCCTACACGTTGTTGATGTAAACAGCGGCTATAAAAACGTGGGGAATAACCAGGAACAAAATGCACTGGAAACCAACCTGGAGGCTGCTGCTGAAATTGCCCGGCAATTAAGGTTGAGAGATATCGGAGGAATCATCGTAGTGGATTTCATCGATATGAAACTTGCCGAAAATAAGAAGAAGCTTTTTGATACAATGGAGGAAGTAATGCAGGCCGACAGGGCAAAGCATTCGGTATTACCCATCTCCAAGTTTGGATTGATGCAGATTACCCGGCAGCGCATGCGTCCCGAAGTAAACATCAACACCCAGGAGGTATGTCCCAGCTGTAATGGTAGCGGCAAAATAACCTCAACACTGGTATTGGAGGACGAGATCGAAAAGAACCTCAACTATCTTATCACACACAAGCATAAAAATCTCAAACTCATCGTACATCCTATTGTATATGGATATTTAACAAAGGGTTTATGGTGGAGCAGTAAGTTGTCTAAGTGGAATAAAAAATTTGGGCAGAAAACCAGAATAGAAAAAGATACAGCTTACCAGCTGACCGAATACCACTTCTTCGATTCGAACGAAGAAGAAATTAAGTTTTAA